The following are encoded together in the Manduca sexta isolate Smith_Timp_Sample1 chromosome 22, JHU_Msex_v1.0, whole genome shotgun sequence genome:
- the LOC119188379 gene encoding GATA zinc finger domain-containing protein 14-like — translation MRKNIFILVLLLVNYECNGGLLDGLLSGANEIHKQIHGAAGAVIGGLSQGLNFNVQGGFGANGQKRPPPNNVPEKPTETIVVVVEEGSNDRPPYGRPPHSNGYGPPHNHHRPNNFNNGNGHGHGHGHQHHHHNNGNGNNQNGFDDNQNGFDPSNQHNYNNYGQQNQPGYNDQNFKPNRPGYGNQNNFGQPNRPEYGNQNNYGRPPNFQNPHNRPSGPGYGQNNYQNNDNQNNNGPPNRPNQGNQNNFGQPNQPNEQYPINNGQPNNPIHENQPSNGNQNNYGKPDQPSFPNPGNNVQPNQPGYEQNNQPNTGHQNNGPNQGNQNGFGQTNSGNPNNNEQPNKPGYGNQSNNVNHDVGETTSSHDGQNQQYPGNNSPDNTASAPHNTYDNGNQHKHEATTKKPKDDEPLFVPLNPNQYTYGGDKIEVNAPKRETNEKPKAEDEDEDLGIDIRIKDN, via the coding sequence atgagaaaaaatatatttatacttgtTCTCTTACTCGTTAATTACGAATGTAATGGAGGCTTGTTGGACGGCTTGTTATCTGGTGCAAATGAAATACACAAGCAAATACATGGAGCCGCTGGTGCTGTCATTGGAGGGCTGTCACAGGGATTGAACTTCAACGTCCAGGGAGGGTTCGGAGCGAACGGTCAGAAAAGACCTCCGCCGAACAATGTACCGGAGAAACCAACCGAGACGATCGTGGTAGTTGTTGAAGAAGGTTCAAACGATCGGCCGCCATACGGAAGACCGCCACACTCGAACGGATATGGACCACCGCATAATCACCATCGACCTAACAACTTCAATAATGGTAATGGTCATGGTCATGGACACGGGCATCAACACCATCATCACAACAACGGGAATGGTAATAACCAAAATGGATTCGATGACAACCAAAATGGCTTTGATCCATCTAATCAACATAATTACAACAACTATGGCCAGCAAAACCAACCGGGCTACAACGATCAAAACTTCAAGCCAAACAGGCCCGGCTACGGAAATCAAAATAACTTCGGACAGCCGAACAGACCAGAGTATGGAAATCAAAATAACTACGGACGTCCTCCTAATTTCCAAAATCCACATAATCGGCCTAGCGGACCTGGCTATGGgcaaaataattatcagaacAACGATAACCAGAATAACAATGGACCACCAAACCGACCCAACCAAGGTAACCAAAACAATTTTGGACAGCCTAATCAACCAAATGAACAATACCCAATTAATAATGGGCAACCAAATAATCCCATCCATGAAAATCAACCCAGCAACGGAAACCAAAATAACTATGGAAAACCTGACCAACCTTCTTTCCCAAATCCCGGTAATAATGTGCAACCTAACCAGCCTGGATACGAACAAAATAATCAACCAAACACTGGCCATCAAAATAATGGACCAAACCAAGGTAATCAAAATGGTTTTGGCCAAACTAACTCAGGTAACCCTAATAATAATGAACAGCCTAATAAACCCGGCTATGGAAATCAATCGAACAATGTAAACCATGACGTCGGAGAGACGACTTCTAGTCATGATGGCCAAAATCAACAATATCCAGGCAACAACAGCCCCGATAACACAGCAAGTGCACCACATAATACTTATGATAACGGAAATCAACACAAACATGAGGCAACCACTAAAAAACCTAAAGACGATGAGCCGTTATTTGTGCCTTTAAATCCGAACCAATATACTTATGGAGGTGATAAGATTGAGGTGAACGCCCCTAAACGAGAAACCAATGAGAAACCAAAAGCAGAAGATGAAGACGAAGATTTGGGAATAGATATACGAATTaaagacaattaa